TATTCCCGAAGAATATTCCCTCTATGTATgtgtgtttttttaaaaatttttaattaatgctAAGCACGAGATTTGTGGTGAGTGACCACCAAAATAAGAATCGGCACtgtatatattcttttattttatcttaaaataatatgataatatatatatgttaataataatatgtatgCTCCTACCACGTTCTTTGTGGGGTCTTTTTATCACAGCAATttgtttgtttatatatatgtatgctagTGAAATGCGCTCGCTGCGGCGGAtcgattttataaaaataaataaaattaaaataataaaatataaataaaagaaattaaagaaaaacaatagCTGCTATAATAAAagcataagaataaaaatatacaaagaaaaaaaatataaaaattataaattatatttataatagcaaTAACagttgagaattaaaatatcatatatctaattaaaatatgagtttgaAAGCGTCACATACTTTATAATTTGAGCAAGAAAATATTGCCCAttaaatttgaggactaaattATCACGCGTCTTATAATTTTAGGATCAATAgtgtaatttattctttttatattttaattttattctaaatgaaGACCGTTGGTCTGTTTTGTTCAATcagtaattttatcaaaaaaaaaaaaattgttaagccatctaataaattttaatattagattTGAGTCAATTACTAAtgcttttactttaaaatttgaatgcttcTTTTAgctttatagatttagttacTATACTTTATGTAATCTttgtaactaaatttattaaaataaataattaatttaaacctcatcaaatttttttttatttatttttgagtatataatctatatgtaattgattaatattataaaactaaattttttatttaataatgtaatctaaactatttaaaagtatatataaataaagtcTGGTTGGGATTCTATCGATAACACCAAACGTtgggtgctattaagtttttcaccgttagaatTAAGTCTGtgactatttttatccgttagattatactattaaatcaataacttactcaaccctaaagggctcacatcatcttaaccatatattttttcatccaagggccgaaaatctaatagcacaaaTAATTTGATACTATTAGTAGCATTCCAGCATAGTTCGtatgaatatttatatattttatttttctataataaaagagaaaaaaattaaattgaattaaaaaataaagtctAACTTTATAatgaaagaagaaaattaaattaaaaaattttaaaaaaaccatTTCTAGTGGGCCCTACACACTCCCAAACCCACCGTCCCACTCCCCCTCCTCCTGcacgaaaaattctaaaatgcaacAGGTGTATTAGTGATGTGGCGTAATAAACCAATCAAATGTATCATTTTAAGAGTATCTGTCCAATCATGattcatgattgtaaaaaaatatttttattgtactctttgtttgaaaagaaggaatgtgattggcttgttattgatgacattgtgcaagtgtgacagtgtagaattcctcctgcACGCGCTCCCCCGCCACGTGGCATCCGACTCTCAATTCatgatatttaatttaatagatagagagagagagagttgagctgaaatattattaataatatttaaactgttttgttataaattttttagctgttagatctatactttaatcaattttatcttttaaatcatactattcaaccagctATCCACTTAAATCTTAGGGGGACCactactaaaccctagggatcactattattctaatcttattatttttaatctgataattaaaaattcgatagcaaaagagtctaaatacttttaatagtatttcagcctaattttctctctctctcctctctctcttctctctatattatatatatatatatatatatatgggtccggctactatactattatgagtacgatcgccttcgtactcataagttgttttcgatgatagatcttccgaatcgacgatccacaccgttaaacgtcattttacagcatttaaaacttcctagaaatcaatttataattttcgacgTCATTTACCTTACCaaacgatcaagaggtcacaaatttgacaatttttaacggccggtatgggatacttgctagtttaacggtgtaaaagaatcgaaatttgttgaatatttgataaaaaattttattcaatacatatataaagatcaataactccgatcttgaattgaaggatccgatcatcctttttaggacgtcgttcgattttgaccgttcattttatacccacttgatggactttattataatttcgaaaatttacgaaatttattttctagaagtttcaaatactctagatcatatttaacggagtggatcgtcgatttggaagctccatcattgaaaacaacttatgagtatgagggctccaatactcataatagtatagtagccatggcctatatatatatatacacatatatatatatatgctaaattATGAGCCGTTACTAATTGGATAGcatagtttttccttttttttaattagtggcggatttctttttctaaaaagaaggataaactttaatttgcctcggtgtaatgtttttctttttagagaaACAGATGGTTCAAAAGATCTTCTGTTCGCTTTATTTATTAAGCAAATAAATTAGGCAATAGAAACTGAGTCAACTAGGCTTCCGCATAGTTGATTTtactttaaaaagttaaaattaactATCCTATTATTTAGTgtgtttttttactttactatctTGTTATTAAAAGAGTTACAATAAATTAtccagtaattttatttttattttagtgtaAGGACCCGAGGTTAAACTAttctgtagttttttttttcagtgaaTAAAGTATAGAATAGTTAAACACAACTTTTTGAATCAAAGACCGACTAtctctaaagcaagtggcaaaaggcttggtgattggtacccgagatccaagttcgaatcctagttgatttacatttttagctaaatttatttctaaatgaaataaatgaagcgagtagcgtgctacctatttctcaaaaaaaaaacctttttgaaTCAAAGCGGCTAAAAATTCTTACCCAAACAGAGCTTTGGATTTTAGTTCTTCTTTGGGCTGCATGTTCACTTGCTCTGGGCTCTTATGGGGGGACCAATTTCTCTTTAAATTGTTGAATTTACATGGGCTTGGTATAATGTAGCCTCTATATTAGTAGAGGTTTGGTTAGGTTACTGGGGTTGtcaatttttgtattttcaaattttcaaaacgTTTTTGGTGTCACATTGAAGGAGAGATTCATTAGTTAATTTGCTAAGAGCCTGTTtagatgtttcttttttttttaccctttgcAGGATGTCAACAGatcggattcgggacggatttttaCAAATCCGAACCTAACTCCAAACCCGAAACTCGAACccgatgaattttaaaaattcatatccaaatctgaaCCCGACCAACAATCCTacacccgaacccgaaaattcgaatccgaaacaattatttctcttttcaatatttcaaaatatattacattaaatctaaaatttgaaaatacaaattcaaatataacattaaatttttatatatatatatatatgtatatataatgtaaaataaatacgGGTTCGGATCcagtacaatcaaaatccatatccgaattcatatccgttggatttttgtttttgatatccatattcgaAACCATATTCGTCTAGTATCGGATAAATCCGTTCTGTTCGGATTcaagttcggataaaatttcgagtGACACTCCTATTTGCGCCGGTAGGAGAATGAAGTAACCATCACTCTTGTTTCAGAGTATGTTCCTTCTTTGAGTTTCATCTGCAAGACTGCAGCTTACTCTTATCCAAACAAGTCttattagggaaaaaaaagttattCCCATGTCACTACTTAAAATGGAAATTTAAGATGCAATTAGCTATATGTTTGAGATAGCTATTTGATGCTTCATTAGgtgataaataaaaagaataaaggcACATAAAAACAAAGGAAATGTCATAGTTAAAAATTAGTAGAACTAAAGAGTAGATatgcacagagagagagagagagagagagagagagagagagtacccaATAAGGAAATGATATAATAAGCCCAGAAAAAACTGATGAAAAAGATTTATTGGGAATAATTCCAAACGTAAGACCGTTCTATCCGTCATTcgtacaattttaaattttctgttGTCCATACGACGGACGGTGGATGAAATAGTCTCACATTCGAGATTTGTCTGcactaaatatttatttcaaaatgtagATTAAGATTAAATAGCTCATGTAATACATGCTTTATTTGAACGAAATAAttttcctgtttttttttttgtatcaaataCAATTTTTGTTTTGGTTCAAATTAACCTGACCTTTTAATCATCTTTTGCGTACATAACCGAtgaaatatgaataataatttagtaataaaaCAACAAGTTTGATATTTTCCTGATAAGAAACAGAGTTTGTAGTGCAATTTGACCTCTTCTCTATAAAAAACCTTTTCTACAAAtttacctcaaaaaaaaaaactattttttcattCTAGTCCCTAATCTTCTTTTTCACCATTTAAGTTTCTAATCTTTagtgtaattttaatttaactcatTGTCTTTATAATACCACTagttttgatgaaaaattgccATGTAGCGAGATTCAATTCTTATATATTGTGCTCTGGAGCTCAACTGGACTGATCGATTGGACTAAAAtaattatagtttaatttgaaaaatatcatACTAAAAAAATAGTCAAGTAATTAATCAGTAGAGCCAACAAGTGATTCTGATTATAGAAgaaaagttattattattattattatattattattatttttatatatgactAAAATAAATtgtctataattttttaaaaatatatatatatttaatatacatTAATAATTCGACTTCAATCAAAATTTAGGTGAATTTCTAGATCATAAgccttttttattattgttcttttgtcaaaaaattattaatataaatattaatgtaATAAATATTTGTCATATTTATGGTATTTCTTTTTAGAGTTAACTAGTATATGACTCGTGCGATGCACAgctaatgtaataatataaaataacaaaagttattataggatgataaaagaaaaatattttaattaatattatattttttttaacaaataaagaaatatactatcaatcttaattataataCATATTAAATTACGAAAGCTAGAGAAACAAAATTATGGACCAAAATAAATACTCAGGTAAAGAGCAAAATTAAACCatgctctattatctatgaattggtgtgcaaaataatttgtttaatagtattattaattaagattgatagtatatttgacattaataattaagtataatttgatttaataatgtttcctaataaaattctatttttaaccatctaattgctatatttgagtttgacatgtGGCAAGTATATAGAAAGATGCATGATaaacatttaatttgatttaattgtatatataattataatttaatttaacggtgtttaatagtgtttactaataatattctagttaattgtatatataattatatttaattggtataatttgatttaatagtgtttcctaataaataACCTATTCTATATTTGTAGTGTTTCCTAGTAAAATTCtaatttgtataatttaatttaatttgatttaatagtattttctaataaaattttatttttaatcatctAATTGCTATATTTGTGTTTGATATGTGGCAAGTATATAGAAAGATGCATGATaaacatttaatttaatttaatttgatttaattgtatatataattataatttgatttaatagtgtttaattgtgctttataataaaattctagttaattgtatatataattatatttaattggtataatttgatttaatttgatttaatagtctttcctaataaaattgataTTCTATTTATAGTGtttcataataaaattctagttaattgtatatataattatatttaattggtataatttgatttaatagtgtttactAATAAAATTGCTTTTCTATATTTAAGTTTGACGcgtggcaatcatataaaaagaTACGTATCAGTTTTACATCAAGagttctactttagtatatagtaaaattgagtttgacacgtggcaagtatATAGAAAGATACGTGTCAGTTTTACACCAAGagttctactttagtatatagtaaatatagtaaataaatagttttttcaACGACCTATACTGATATACAttatctaataaataaatactaaaaattaaggaccggattgcaaaaaaaaaaaaaaaaaaaatgaatcgaGGACCCAAAAAAACACGAATGAAGGTTAGGGACCAACAAGgcaattaaccctttaaaaTCCGTCgcttctcttcttccttcctcGCTTCTTTCGCAGCGCAAACGATGTCGGAGAACCCCTTGGAGCCCCTCCTCAAAACCCTAGACTCAATCTCGCGCTGCGTCCAAACTCACCTCTCCCGCGTCTTCGTCGCCCCCCAAAACGCTTCTCCAAAACCCACGCTGCTTCGTCCCCTCTTATCCTTCTCGCCGACTCCCGTGGCTCCGGATTCTACCACTTCACCCATAAAGGTGCGCCCTTTGCTTCTCTTTTGCGTCCAAAGAAGAGGTGTTGAGCGCTTATGGATTTGGGTTTTACGAGGTCTGTGTGTTTGGGGCTTTGTTTAGGAGAAAAAGGCGGCGCCTTTAACGAAGGAGGAGCTCGGGAGGGCGACGTGGACTCTGCTCCACAGCATTGCGGCCCAGGTGTTTGGTTTTTTGCCTCTGTGATGATCTTGTGCTTTCTCATGTTTTTTCCCTGAAAGTTACCTTGTCATTTCGTAGTGAGTTCCTTTTTGTTGGTGAAAGAGGAGTAACTTTGTCTGATATTAGCCTTTGGAGGTAGAAATGACGTAACCTTGTGTCAATTTAATCTTTGTATTGTTTAAAATGCTGTTGGAAATGTTGATTATAAGAAACTGAGTGTCAAACAAGTGATTAATCTAAAAGTACAAGCTCTTAGCGAGTGgtgttttaataatttatattcaacacttctCATTGTATCTAGGCTCAAGACATTTTGATAGGCCAAGATGCAGGCTACAATTAAATGGAGGGAAAGTAATTGCgacctgctctgataccatataagACAACCAATTACTCTAAAAAGTTAAGCTATCAGATAAcattgttttaatattttatgttcaACACTGAGCTGGCCCATTGATACTTTTTTTGGCTTGCTTTCGAATAGGTATTAGCAATAGATACTTAATTAGGATGTTTTCCTTTATTATCTTCTCGTGCATGATGGGGATGTTATGATTGTTAAGAATGTTAGTCCCAGAGTGTGAGACTTGAAGATttgaaatagttctatatataagatataatagaactaaattttttaatccgGATATAGCATTTTGGACTGTGGCTAGGTTCAAAAGATTAAAGGAGTCAAGCGTGCTAGGGTTAGAGTAGTCTTAAGATGCGTGACCCCctgagaagtggggcgtcatAGTTGGTATAAGAACTAACTACCAGccggaagtatgagatgagtctcggttgAGCCAAGTTATACAGTGGACAGAATGAGACTCTCTGGCCGATGACTGTTGTGCGTGGAGCGCGGCTTCTTATAAGGTCGActaaggctagcgagatgagtctcacattgtCTGGTACTTGTGAGTGTGCTTAAGCCTGATGAGGACGTCAGAgtttaaaagagagaagaatgtgagaccccaggatTTGGAATAAGACTAAATTTCTTAACCCGGCTGTAGCATTTTGGACGGTGGCTAagcccaaaaggttaagagagttaagagTGCTAGGATTAGAGTAGTTCTATAATGGGTGATCCCCTGGGAAGTGGGACGTCACACAGAGGGCATCCAGTGTGAACGACAGCCCCAGAATCTAGTCCCAAAGAGGGCTTTGACATGGTGCCAGAGTCAGCTTAAGTATGAAAGGCACCTAGTaattgttggttgaataattaAGTTTCTTAAATTAAGGCTGAAATTCATTATTCTGATCTGTTTAACCAAATCTAAATTTCGACTAGGTTGCGGGCATGCAACAAGCACCTATGTTTGGCTTCGGGAGTTGACTAAACTtggtttattatatttattttgaccCATGTGTCACACATTTATTGGCTAGAAGAAATGATTTTGCTTTCTTCTAGCTGGAAACAGCATTTATTAGCCATATGTAGTGTGAGCAGCTTTATGGAGTTGAGATTTCTGCTGAAACCAACGATAATAGACAGAATATTCTTGTAAGTTAAGTTTTCATACTAGATTTTTTTCTGTTGAACTACTTTCACAAGTCTGCTACTTGTTCTGCTAGCTATCAAATTAAGGGCTTACCTTGGTGTATATCATTCTCCTTTGGACACAGCACATTGATTTTCTGTATCTTGTTTAATACTTTTTCAGTATCCTGATCACCCAACAAGGCAGCAGAAAAGAGACGTGAAAGAATTGGTATGCAGCAATGTCATTTTCATTTGCTAAATTATATTGTTTAATACCCGATTGCAGCCAATGGTGTCCATTTCGTTTTGATTAGATTTTTCCATGTTGGGACCATGCACTATGCAACAATTGTACCCTAGGGCGTTGAAGACTTGAAGTTGATTTTGTAGTTGCTCCATGTAAATTGCTAGATTTAATGAAATATGATGATAAGGTAGTGGTAGATTTCTGCAGAAACATTGGAAATCTCTTTTGCTGCGATAGCTATTAATGGATAATATATTACATGTTTTGTAAATCGAAATATGATAAATATGTTTCTTTTTTAAGTATTGTTGCTCAGTTCTTTGATTTTTTGTATTATTGTCTCTCACTATATTAATTCGTAATatgtgacaatttttttttttttgggtatataTTGTCGCTAATCAGATCGTTTTTTAGATCTAAAAAAGACAAGCTTGATTTCTACttcatgttttttttctcttcttgcaATAGTTCATTAACCTTTGGTTCATTCAACAATGGAGTCTCATATTTTGATCAAATTAGACATGAGAATAACACAGGTCTTGGGTTTGTGCACGCAGATGGCTATAATATCTCGACTTTACCCTTGTAAAGAATGTGCCGATCATTTTAAGGAAGTGTTGAAGTAAGTATATTAATTACCTTCATAGGACTTGCTTGCTAAATTGTTATCGCAACCCCTGTTCTGTACAAAAAAGTCAAAATGCCAACATTATCAATGTTTTTGAAGTGCTCTTGGGGTCTCTGAAGTTTCTTGGGTTTGAACCTCCCAATTACAGTTGTTTGATTTTGGTCGGGTTCCATTAGACTTAGTAGTTTCAGTTACTTAATATTCGAAAATAACAGAATATTCTGGTAAATTCCGGAATATCCTGTCAAAAATGTTTTAAGAAAGTTGGTCTCACCAAAGCTGACTAAAACCATTTAGTATAGTGGGGCGTTCAAAGCCAAATATATTGAAGTCCAGGGATCTGCTTTTAGAACACCTAGAGCTATAGTTGGCTTGTATTGGCTTAGAGATTATTTTTGGTGTGCACGTATTACATGAAAGAATAAAGGGTAAACATACAGCCATTTGCTGTGTTGTGTTTTGGCAGAGCGAATCCCGTACAAGCAGGATCACAAGCTGAATTCTCTCAATGGCTATGTCATGTACACAATGTGGTTAATCGAAGGTAAATTTAATCCTCTCCGACACTGTACCTCTACTGTCCATCTGTTTTTCATTTTACTCACAGGAAGCAGATTGAGTCATTTTTCAGTATTAAAAAGAGTTCATCATTTTTCTGACATATGTTTTTGGGTGATATTTATAGCCTAGGGAAAGTGATATTTCCCTGTCAGAGAGTGAACGCTCGATGGGGTAAGTTGGATTGTAAGGATCGGTCCTGTGATTTGGAAGGCACTGTCGACATCAAAACTTTAACTTCCCACACCTGATGTATCACAAAGGATCATTTTGAGTAGTGCGATATCTTTCTACATcaaggaagaaaaggaaataCTAAAGTTCACTCTCTCTTGTTTTACCATTTTTGTAGTCAATTTGAAGTAAAGTTTAGATGGACATAATGATGCTCATTGTACAGCAGTGCAAACCATCGTGAAGGCAAAAAAGTAGTAAAATGATTAGATTTTTAACTATGGATGATTGTCATTGAACCGTATGCTATATGCATTTTGAGACTGTGACATGGCATGTATTGACGTAAgctatattatgtatatttgtCAATTATTGTCCGTTAAATGATTAGAAAAAATTGGTTGGGTCAATGCAGTTGTTATGTTCGAACTGAATCTTCAATCTTGTGCATGGCTTGGATGAAATCTGGTGAATAAGGTTATGCTGTAATTGTGAAGTAGGTTATGAGAATATGTAGTTGCTTAAGCGTTTTCACAATGCCCAGAATTGTATGACTTGGTTTTCAACTGAAGCTAGTAAGTAACCTGGAAAcattactgttttttttttccctgtcgTTTTGCTTCTAACTTTTTAAGGAACTCATGAGGTGGAATTCACAATCCAGTATAAAGCCCCCCTTTTTTCTGGCTAAATTTTGAAATGCACTTTGCCTACTAGATAGCAAACCATGCGTgtattgccttttttttttctctctctctctctttttttttttttttttttttttttttttttaaggtgcTGTGCTTTTATGAACATCCCTTATGCTCATGATAGAACATTCGTACCGATGATTAATATCgtaaaatataatctaaaagatTTAAGATACAAACTAACTAAAATTTGTCTTTTTGACATTGTCTACATTATGAAATGCACCTTAAAGTCggtaattttaatggccaaaaTGAATTATTTTGGCATTCAACAGTGTAAAGCAATTAAAATCAGTGAAATTTTAGTCGATAGTATTTTTTCATTGTTTAGATTTAGATCAATAAGCTAACGCTTATAACTCACTCTTAAGTTGAAAACTATATTTTCTACTTCCACAAAGCTGTTCAATATTAAACATTTTATTCTTTGACCCgtcatttttaaaattgatcATCCATATCATTAAGAATAAGTACTTGGAACATGTAGAAATTgactttttgcatttttttttcctctcaaattTATTCTCTGGAGTAGCAAAAGATCACAGAATCAATGGTGAAAATTAAACAACCTGAAAAACCCTAGcatttgtttggttgggggttaggggtggaataaccccttaatcCCCCATATTATTTCCAAACATTCCAAAAATAGGTGGGGTTAACTAACCCAACCTCAAATGAGCTATTCTGGATTAGCTAATCCTATCTAACCTCACCAaatcccaaccaaacactattttctattcataagaacccactatctttcttatcccacctactccaaccaaacattattttttactatcctgaactaactccaatcctcaaccaaacacaaaaatactctaattccaccttaaccctgaattTAACTCTATCTttgaaataactaatttttcttaattcCGAATGAAACGGTAGCTTAAGATCAAGAAAATATTGATTCGATATTTAAAATCAACAATATATTCATTTTCTTCACCCATTGTTGCAACATGAAAGTGCTGTCCTATGACTCCTATCAGTCATACTTTTTTAGGATATTATATTAACTTACAacaaaatttatcttattttaataaaatgacTCAGCAATTTGTATACAGACAAGACATGCGTGTACAATTAATGTCTCATCTACCAATTATTGTATCACccttgaaaaaataaaaaagatgtgTCGATTTAAATGTTCGTGCATCCGGACAAGTAATTTTGTGGCCAAGCAGAGAAGATCTAAATCCTTTTTTTGAGTTTTCTCAAAATGTCTGATTTTGTCTGAAGAACACAGAACAGAGTTTAAGCTTGTTCCAAAATAACACCTACAACAAGAAAAGCTAAAAAACCATGAGCATTATATGATCTCATCTTGCTTTACAGCTTAATAAGCCAAAAGACTTGCTCTAACTCTCACCCCTGTTAAAGATCGAAAAATGTACATCAATCCAGTTTCCGGTCAAAAGAAAACATAAGAAAAGATGGCCGTTATTTTAAGATTTTGCAGAGCCACCCTTGTTTTGCAAACTACATAATTCAACGCCATCAAGCGATCGGAAAGGCGGTCTCTGTCCAAACTTCAACAGATGCGCGGCTTCATAAACGGGTTGCAACTGCTGAATCAACTGAACATCTAGATATGCTTCACATGCGAAGCACCAGACTGACAAATCACTGTAAAAGATCAATTTAGttagagaaatatatatgtacTAGTTCAacaa
Above is a genomic segment from Ananas comosus cultivar F153 linkage group 15, ASM154086v1, whole genome shotgun sequence containing:
- the LOC109720955 gene encoding FAD-linked sulfhydryl oxidase ERV1 isoform X1, with product MSENPLEPLLKTLDSISRCVQTHLSRVFVAPQNASPKPTLLRPLLSFSPTPVAPDSTTSPIKEKKAAPLTKEELGRATWTLLHSIAAQYPDHPTRQQKRDVKELMAIISRLYPCKECADHFKEVLKANPVQAGSQAEFSQWLCHVHNVVNRSLGKVIFPCQRVNARWGKLDCKDRSCDLEGTVDIKTLTSHT
- the LOC109720955 gene encoding FAD-linked sulfhydryl oxidase ERV1 isoform X2 — translated: MSENPLEPLLKTLDSISRCVQTHLSRVFVAPQNASPKPTLLRPLLSFSPTPVAPDSTTSPIKEKKAAPLTKEELGRATWTLLHSIAAQMAIISRLYPCKECADHFKEVLKANPVQAGSQAEFSQWLCHVHNVVNRSLGKVIFPCQRVNARWGKLDCKDRSCDLEGTVDIKTLTSHT